The Dethiosulfovibrio salsuginis genome contains the following window.
ACCGGCTGCCCTGCCGCCATAGCCTTGCCCCTCTCAAGAGGGGTCATACGGTCCTTAAACTGCGGCACGGTTCAGGATCTCCCTCTTCGATATCACTAGCTCCTTTGCCAGTCTCGCCGCCGCCGATGCCTCCGGGGCGTAGCCGTCGGCGCCGATCTTCTGGGCGAAGCTTCGTGATATCGGCCCACCTCCCACCATGACCACGGTGTTATCCCTCATACCGTGGGTTTTCAGGAGCTCCACAACCACAGGCATGTTGGGCATCGTGGTGGTCATCAAGGTGGACATACCGACCAGGTGAGCCCCAACCTCCTTGGCCTTATCCACAAAATCCTTAGGGGGGACATCCCTCCCCAGGTCGAACACCTCAAACCCCACTGTCTCCAGCATGACCTTGAAGAGGTTTTTACCTATATCGTGGGTATCTCCCTCGACGACCCCCACGACGGCTCGCAGGCTATCGGAGGAGTCCTCCTTCTTCAGGTGGGGCTTTAGAACCTCCAGCCCTGAGTACATGGCGTCGGAGCAGAGCAGAAGCTCCGGTATGTAGTACTCCTCCTCCTCGTAAAGTCGCCCCGCCTCGTCCATTCCAAGGGCCAGACCAGAGGCTATGCCGTCGTATGCGTCAAACCCAGCCTCGACGAAATCCCTGGATAGCTGCTCGGAAGCCTCTTCGTCCATGTCCACCACCGATTGAGCCAGTTGCTTGAGCATTCCTTCCTTTTCCATCTTTATCCCTCCCCGATACTTTAAGGCATAAAAACTATGCCTTAAATAGTATACGCCTAGGGGAAAGGGTCTAGCAACCGAAGAGGCAGGCCCCCTCCCTCAAAAAAGGCTATAATGGAGGGCGATTGAGAAAAGGGGGATACCATCATAGGGGAAAAAACTAGCTTTTTAGGGACCGAGCCGGTAGGAAAGCTTCTTGTGAAGCTGTCGGTTCCCGCCATGACCGGAATGCTGGTAATGGCGTCCTACAACGTAATAGACACGATTTTCGTAGGTAGAGGGGTCGGCCCTCTAGGACTTGGGGCGGTGGCCGCAGCCTTTCCGATACAGTTTATAGTCCACGCTCTGGCTATGCTGGTGGGAGTGGGAACCGCCTCTTTGGTCTCCCGCTCCCTGGGAGCAGGGGACCTGGGCAAGGCGGAAAGGGCCCTGGGGAACGCCCTTATCATGGCCCTTTTAGCGGGGGTCGCCGTATCTTTACTTGGCAGGAATATCCTGCCCTTCCTGTCGGACCTCACAGGGGCACCGGAGGAGATCAGGCCCTTCCTCCACGACTACTTAGGGACGATCTTTCTAGGCTCTCCGCTTCTGGTATCGGGGATAACCATGAACTGCGTCATAAGGGCGGAGGGCAACGCCAAGATCGCCATGCTCACCATGGTTCTTTCCGCATTGACCAACATCGCCCTGGATCCCGTCTTTATCTTCGTCCTAAAGATGGGGGTCAAGGGAGCGGCGACCGCTACGGTGATAGCCCAAGGGGTGACGGTCTCGTGGGCTCTAGCCCACTACATCGTTCCAGGCCGTAGCTCTATAACCTTGAAAAGAGAGAACGTCAGGCTCAGGCTGGGAATCGTGAAAGAGGTTCTGGCCGTAGGGGGCTCGGAGTTCGCCAGGATATCCGCCCAGTCGGTGGCGGGGCTTATAATACTGAACCGGCTAAGCCTCTACGGAGGAACCGACGCAATAGCCGCCCAGGGGATAGTCCAGAAACTGATGAGCCTCAGCATAATGCCTATATTCGGCATAGCCCAGGGACTTCAGCCGGTGGTGGGTTACGCCTACGGAGCTACAAACGTCCTCAGGGCCAAAAGGGCGGTGGAGCTGGGGCTTATAGGGGCTTCCGCCATATCAATAGCCACCTCCATAGTGCTCATAGCCTTTCCCGATCCTATCGTAAAGGTGTTCACCGACGACCCGGCCCTACTGGCCATGTCCAAGCGATTCATCAAAATAGCCCTGTCGTTTTACTTTCTGGTGGGGTTTCAGGTAATAGGGACCGCCACCTTCCAGGCTCTGGGGCTCGCCAGACCGTCGATGATAATGTCACTGAGCCGTCAGGTCCTGTTTTTGATCCCTCTGGCCCTGGTCCTTCCCCCTATATTCGGCCTTCAGGGTGTGTTTTTGGTCTACCCCACCGCCGACCTTGGTGCGGCAGCTCTCACCCTGTGGTTTTTGATTCACTACAGAAAGAGACTTTTAGGGGAAAAAGCCTCTGGAGAGTTTCTCCAGGGAGAGGTTTAGAGAAGGAGTGATATTATGGATTTCGACGACCTTATAAAGACGAGGCGTAGCGTCAGGAAGTACCGCCCGGACCCTGTCCCGGAGGACATGGTGGAGTCCTGCCTAGAGGCAGCCAGAACCGCTCCAAGCGCCTGTAACTCCCAGCCTTGGTTCTTTCACGTCTGCCGCTCCGACAAGGTCCGGCGGGCGGTGGCGTCGGCGATGAACTCGGGGATGTACGGACAGGGGATGAACCGATTTATCGACCAGGCCCCGGTGATAATAGCGGTGGAGACCTTAAAGAGGGCGAAGCTGGCCCCCTGGCTGGCGGGGCTGATCAGAAACGTCCGTTACGAGATGATGGACGTGGCCATAGCCACCGACCACCTGACCCTCAAGGCGGCGGAGCTCGGCCTAGGAACATGCTGGATAGGGTGGTTCAACGAGAGAGCTGTCAAGTCCGCCCTGGGCCTTGAAAGATCCGCCCATCTGGACGTCATGATAACCCTGGGCTGGCCCGACGACAGGACCAGGGCTAAGAGCAGAAAGGAGCCGGACCAGGTCCGGCGATACCTTTAGAGGGGGATCGACACCATGTTGAGCACGCCAAAAGCGGAGAGGATAACCCTGGTGGTCTACGGCCTCAGAAACAGCGGAAAGTCCTATCTGACCAACAACCTACTTAGGACCGAGGCTTCCATAGTATCGGACAGGCCTGGGACGACCACCGACCCGGTGGTACACGCCATGGAGATGGGCCCGTTAGGGCCCGTGTCGGTGGTTGACACCGCCGGTTTCGACGACGACGAGGACCAGCTGGGCTCCATGAGGGTGGAGAGGAGCTCCAAAAAGCTCGACGTGGCGGACCTGGTGCTGTTCGTGACCAGGTCCGACACCCCACCTACCGACGGAGAGGTTAGCCTTGCTGAGAAGCTGAGGGAAAGGGGGGTTCCCTGCCTGGTGGTTCTCACCTTCGCCGATTCGGGCCTGTGCGACGAAAAGCGACACTTCGCTCCGGCTTTCAGGAAGATATCTGTGGACAACCACACGGGCCAAGGGCTGGAGGATCTGGACATGGCCCTTCAGGGGTTCTCCGCCCACATAGAGAGGGAGATAACTCCCCTTGAGGGACTGGTACAACCGGGGGAGACGGTGCTTTTGGTAACCCCTATAGATGCCTCCGCTCCTAAGGCCAGGATGATACTGCCTCAGGTGGAGACCATAAGGGACATTCTGGACAAAGACTGCACCATGGCTATCTCCACGGAGAAGAGGCTGAGCCAGTGCTACAGTGGGCTCAAGGAGAGGCCCTCGTTGGTCATAACCGACAGCCAGGCCTTCTCGGAGGTCGGGGCCATCCTGCCCAAAGACCAGCTCCTGACGTCATTCTCCATAGTTTTCGCCAGGAAGAAAGGGGACCTGGCCTTTTTCGTGGAGGGACTGACCAGGCTGTCGGAGGTCCCCTCAGGGGGCAAGATACTCGTGCTCGAGGCATGCAAACACCACAGGATGAACGACGACATAGGGACTGTGA
Protein-coding sequences here:
- a CDS encoding corrinoid protein, which gives rise to MEKEGMLKQLAQSVVDMDEEASEQLSRDFVEAGFDAYDGIASGLALGMDEAGRLYEEEEYYIPELLLCSDAMYSGLEVLKPHLKKEDSSDSLRAVVGVVEGDTHDIGKNLFKVMLETVGFEVFDLGRDVPPKDFVDKAKEVGAHLVGMSTLMTTTMPNMPVVVELLKTHGMRDNTVVMVGGGPISRSFAQKIGADGYAPEASAAARLAKELVISKREILNRAAV
- a CDS encoding MATE family efflux transporter — protein: MKLSVPAMTGMLVMASYNVIDTIFVGRGVGPLGLGAVAAAFPIQFIVHALAMLVGVGTASLVSRSLGAGDLGKAERALGNALIMALLAGVAVSLLGRNILPFLSDLTGAPEEIRPFLHDYLGTIFLGSPLLVSGITMNCVIRAEGNAKIAMLTMVLSALTNIALDPVFIFVLKMGVKGAATATVIAQGVTVSWALAHYIVPGRSSITLKRENVRLRLGIVKEVLAVGGSEFARISAQSVAGLIILNRLSLYGGTDAIAAQGIVQKLMSLSIMPIFGIAQGLQPVVGYAYGATNVLRAKRAVELGLIGASAISIATSIVLIAFPDPIVKVFTDDPALLAMSKRFIKIALSFYFLVGFQVIGTATFQALGLARPSMIMSLSRQVLFLIPLALVLPPIFGLQGVFLVYPTADLGAAALTLWFLIHYRKRLLGEKASGEFLQGEV
- a CDS encoding nitroreductase family protein codes for the protein MDFDDLIKTRRSVRKYRPDPVPEDMVESCLEAARTAPSACNSQPWFFHVCRSDKVRRAVASAMNSGMYGQGMNRFIDQAPVIIAVETLKRAKLAPWLAGLIRNVRYEMMDVAIATDHLTLKAAELGLGTCWIGWFNERAVKSALGLERSAHLDVMITLGWPDDRTRAKSRKEPDQVRRYL
- the hydF gene encoding [FeFe] hydrogenase H-cluster maturation GTPase HydF, which encodes MLSTPKAERITLVVYGLRNSGKSYLTNNLLRTEASIVSDRPGTTTDPVVHAMEMGPLGPVSVVDTAGFDDDEDQLGSMRVERSSKKLDVADLVLFVTRSDTPPTDGEVSLAEKLRERGVPCLVVLTFADSGLCDEKRHFAPAFRKISVDNHTGQGLEDLDMALQGFSAHIEREITPLEGLVQPGETVLLVTPIDASAPKARMILPQVETIRDILDKDCTMAISTEKRLSQCYSGLKERPSLVITDSQAFSEVGAILPKDQLLTSFSIVFARKKGDLAFFVEGLTRLSEVPSGGKILVLEACKHHRMNDDIGTVKIPNIFRKKVRSDVTFELKQDMPSKEELKSYHLVINCAGCMVTRNDMMNRIETLREAGVPGTNYGLFLAWGKGLLPRALEPFPVEHALYRGFSC